The window TGTGGTTTAAGGATGTCCAGTTAGCCCACAAATTGAAACAATTgtaacatactccctccatcccaaattattagtcgttttggcttttctagatacatcaattttgctatgcatctagacatgatatatatctagatgcatagcaaaaactatgCTTCTAGAAAAGCCGACTGATAATTTGGGATGGAGGAAGTAGTTTGCAACAGGCTCAGGGGAAGGAAGCCATACAGTTGGCATCAGCTGGACTAATAACATCACTCTTTTCTTGCTCCACCAGCTGGTCAGCTTTCTTAGTACCCTAAAATTAAGGGGGGTGGTAATTTTAGTACATATAAGTCAATTAAAATGGATGGAAATCCACATCTTGCACAAGAAAACCACATCATCAGAATATATCAAAGGTAACCAGAATGCCAAAGAACCCAAACATCAACAGATTGCCAATACAATTTTGCAGAATAGGCCATTATCTGGCAAGGTGTTAATGCATAAGTTCAGCTATACATCATAAGAACAAAGGTATTTGTTTGACACACAGATATTGCTGTCAGCAAATGGAGCAGCAAGAAACAGGAGACTGTCAATCAAAAGCGCTGGTGATCATGGAGGGACGGAGTCAACATCAGATAGGAAGCGCTGGTAATGAATGACATGCTTTTAGGATGGAAGCTATAGGATGGAAGACTTGTTTGCACACTAGTCGATACTCCCTTCAGTCACAAATAAGTGATGTCTTGGACATTGATATGATCTccaaaacaaggtccttttAACACTTTGTTACAAACTACTTATAGACATTGCAAAAAATACACTTAAATGAAACCACATTTCCAGACGTTTGTTTTCTAATATAAATGTTTGGATAAGCTAGattgttaaaaaaataattaaatagcTTCTCCAAACTCAACACATAACCATTTTCAAATATACAAACTCAACAAACAAAATGTAACCAAAATTTAAATTGTTTACTTAAGACAACCCCAAAACATCACTCATTTATGAATGCATGGAGTAATATTTTAGACTATACAAAGCACTCAATCAAGCCATTCACTAGTAAGATTTAAATGTCCAAATCTTTTGTCAAGCACCCAATAGTAAATCACCCAAGTACCTTCGCAATCTTTGCTGGGCTGCCCACTTTTTCTGATTCACTTTCAGAATCACTGCCTGAGTCTGAATCTGCATTACCAACACTATTGTAAATATCTCTACTTTTTGTTATATCAAAACAGGAAAATTTCAGACAGATTATATGTTGATGATTGTTCTGGATAATGCACAAACAATTAAGTTTGCAGGAGCTTACTACTCACTAAGAGTTTAGTCAGCTAAAAATTACTGGGATAAGGGAAATGCAGCATGGCATCATGCACCAATTCATTCAAATGAAAGCAgacaaattcaaaattcttcAAATCCTGGTAAACAATTACCAAAAGGGCAATCATGATATCCACGACATTTATCAAGTGACATTTTCACCCTCTACTTTTAGTTACTTGCCAAATTTGCAACTTGCTGCCAAGAGTTTAACTAACATGGAAATATGATGTCGACACAATATTCATTTCGAAAACAGAAGTATGTGGAGAGATAATAACAATGTTTTCAAAGAATTTACAACATAGAGTTGGGAACAAAAGCAGCATTTTCTTTACACAGAAATGTCTATAATAATAAAAACAAATGCAAATAAACACCGTGAGACACAGACCGCTAGAAGATGATCCAGAGTCGCTGCTGGAACTACTTGGACTACCGCACTTGCTACTCCTGATTTGTGCATGTTTGTCTAACATGATAGGGGAGGCATTGCCACAAATATCCACATCCTCCTCGATAGGCTCACTACCTGCATGCGAaccaaaaaacaaaatttgaCTACAGCACAAAAGGCATATAATCTAAATCCACAGGGAAATTCAGGCTTGAAGGAAATAAACCTTTGCAAGGATTTGTAGATGAGTGGCTAAGGCCAGACACATTCACAGTTTCATTCTCGGAAGGCTCAGATTTCGCCACCTGCTGACTCTGCTCTCGCTCCTGCAAATACTTGTCAACTTGTTTCTTAAGCTTGAATAGCAGGTCATCACTGACTGCTTGAATATCAATCTCTATCTCTCCATCACCAGCCATATCGGCATTACTGTCTATGCACTGTTGCAGCAGTTCAAGGATGTGAGAAGGTAAGTCATCAGCTATAGAAGCCAAGCAGTTCCCAAAGGCTTCTTTCTCAGCAGCTGTCATCTTAGGTTTTACGGGCTCTGTTTGACGTACACCCTCCACTGACACATCACTGCGGTCCACAGGAGGGGTCTTCCTCCTCTTCGAGTCAGCCCTGTCAACCTCAACATGTTTCTCAGCGGACATAGAAGCCAACTTCTTCTCAATTGGCCTCCACCTATTCTCAAACATCTTGTTCAGCTGGATGGCCATGTCATGTACAGCATGGCCACGAGGATTGTAAGTCATCGCATTGTTAAAAGTCAGCCTAACATCAGCAGCAAAATCTGATGGACTTGTGTATGAGCCAGATTCAAGCTTCTTCTGGACAGTACCAAGATCCATTGGGGTCTTGATGATGTCAAAATAATCAGGAATTTGCAGCTTCACAACATCAACTGGAACATTGAATATATGACTATATTTCTGAGTCATGAGCTTCTTCAAAATAGCTTCACACTGCTTAAACACTGCAGCTTCAGATAACTCTGCAGAAGGTTCAGGCCGGGGTTTAGTAGGCAAGAACCGTCCCTTTGCGCCGCGGGCAACATTGCTCCC is drawn from Panicum virgatum strain AP13 chromosome 1N, P.virgatum_v5, whole genome shotgun sequence and contains these coding sequences:
- the LOC120656335 gene encoding transcription factor GTE8-like isoform X2, with amino-acid sequence MTPTVLMEFGQQRPIKRAYEEMTFRGGAPAAPRGYAETVAESECVAGSPVRVDSEDSSAPKRKCISLNSDGFDVKREIFVPSKMSSSERRYLRKRFRAELDSVRDLLKKPEFAAPVPVSRAPALSSSAAPRTKKVHRGSNVARGAKGRFLPTKPRPEPSAELSEAAVFKQCEAILKKLMTQKYSHIFNVPVDVVKLQIPDYFDIIKTPMDLGTVQKKLESGSYTSPSDFAADVRLTFNNAMTYNPRGHAVHDMAIQLNKMFENRWRPIEKKLASMSAEKHVEVDRADSKRRKTPPVDRSDVSVEGVRQTEPVKPKMTAAEKEAFGNCLASIADDLPSHILELLQQCIDSNADMAGDGEIEIDIQAVSDDLLFKLKKQVDKYLQEREQSQQVAKSEPSENETVNVSGLSHSSTNPCKGSEPIEEDVDICGNASPIMLDKHAQIRSSKCGSPSSSSSDSGSSSSDSDSGSDSESESEKVGSPAKIAKGTKKADQLVEQEKSDVISPADANCPADNVGLREDDSESKPAPEGENSKPNTQVSPDRLLRAALLRSRYADVIVKARGILSQGGDKQEELEKLQKEEKARLLAEGNAAMEAQRAEAEAEAKRKRDFEREKARQALQEMERTVEINDSLHLKDLEMLGASTAEHIVSSVDETSPERSQGYQPGSVNPLLEQLGLFMKVDDEEDDEEPSSVPGVKEAEEGEIN
- the LOC120656335 gene encoding transcription factor GTE8-like isoform X1 produces the protein MVVNGEQICVPLAPGHMTPTVLMEFGQQRPIKRAYEEMTFRGGAPAAPRGYAETVAESECVAGSPVRVDSEDSSAPKRKCISLNSDGFDVKREIFVPSKMSSSERRYLRKRFRAELDSVRDLLKKPEFAAPVPVSRAPALSSSAAPRTKKVHRGSNVARGAKGRFLPTKPRPEPSAELSEAAVFKQCEAILKKLMTQKYSHIFNVPVDVVKLQIPDYFDIIKTPMDLGTVQKKLESGSYTSPSDFAADVRLTFNNAMTYNPRGHAVHDMAIQLNKMFENRWRPIEKKLASMSAEKHVEVDRADSKRRKTPPVDRSDVSVEGVRQTEPVKPKMTAAEKEAFGNCLASIADDLPSHILELLQQCIDSNADMAGDGEIEIDIQAVSDDLLFKLKKQVDKYLQEREQSQQVAKSEPSENETVNVSGLSHSSTNPCKGSEPIEEDVDICGNASPIMLDKHAQIRSSKCGSPSSSSSDSGSSSSDSDSGSDSESESEKVGSPAKIAKGTKKADQLVEQEKSDVISPADANCPADNVGLREDDSESKPAPEGENSKPNTQVSPDRLLRAALLRSRYADVIVKARGILSQGGDKQEELEKLQKEEKARLLAEGNAAMEAQRAEAEAEAKRKRDFEREKARQALQEMERTVEINDSLHLKDLEMLGASTAEHIVSSVDETSPERSQGYQPGSVNPLLEQLGLFMKVDDEEDDEEPSSVPGVKEAEEGEIN